Within SAR202 cluster bacterium, the genomic segment AGCTCTGCGCCGTTCGTCCGTGACCAGCCGCCCTACATCCAGCGCTTCCCCCTTCTCGACTGCTTGCGCTAGATGACCAAGTATCGTCGAAAGCGCCAGCCCCCGCTCCTCCGCAATCTCCGATGGACTCATTCCCTTCTTAAAGCTGTCCACGGTCTGCCTAATCGAATCCCCTTTGACGCGCGCTGGCCGGGGTGGCTTCGACGGCGGGGGTGGTAACGCCGCCGCCTGCGCGCCCGCCTGCCTCGCATACTCGGAAATCTCGGCTATGAAGGCCGCGCCGTAGTCCTGGAGCTTGCGTTCTCCCACGCCCTGTATTCTGGCGAAGGACTCTATCGATGTCGGAAGCTGGGCTGCCATCTGGCGCAGGGCGGTGTCGTGGAAGACCACGTACGGAGGCACGGAACGCTCGTCGGCCAGCCGTTTCCGAAGGCTGCGCAGCCGCTCAAACAAGTCGGGACGTGAATCCCCTCCCTGGGAGGGCGCGGGGGACGCGGACGCGGCGGCCCACCCCACTATCGGCAGGAGCGCCCGGCGGCCTTTGAACAGGACCTCTTCGCCTAACGGGGTGGCCCTGACGGCGTTGTATCGGGCCGGGTCCAGACGGGCGTAGCCATGGCGCAGCAACTCATCGCCCAGCGCGCGCCACTCCTCCTTCGAGCGGTCGCGTCCAATGCCGTAAGTAGACAGTTTATCGTGGCCGGCCTGAAGGATGCGCTGGTCTCGCGATCCCACCAGCATCCTTATCAGATACGTCATGCCGAACCATTCGCCGGTACGCTTTGCGCACGACAGCAGCATTTGGGCAGGTATGGTGCAGTCCACCTCCGGGGCCGGGTTCCGGCAAATGTCGCAGCAAGGAGTAACCTGAGATTTGAGCTCCTCGTCGAAGTAGGCCAGCAGCCCGCGACGGCGGCAGCCCCGGCCCTCCGCCCACTCGACCATCGACCGCAACTGCTGGGCCGCGACAGCACGCTCCGCGGCCGACTCCTTTTCATCGATGAAATACTCGTGCTTGGCAGCGTCTCCATAGGTGTAGAAAAGGATGCAATCGCTAGGCTCCCCGTCCCGACCTGCCCGTCCGCTCTCCTGATAATAGCCCTCCAGGTTCTTGGGCAGGTCATAGTGGACCACAAACCGCACGTCCGGCTTGTCGATGCCCATGCCGAAGGCGATGGTGGCGACGACTATATGCGTGTCGTCCCTCGCGAAGGCCTCCTGGGTGTGTCTTCGCGCCTCGTTGGGAAGACCGGCATGGTAGGCGTCCGCGCTAAAGCCGTCCTCCCGCAGACGTTGGGCCAAACGCTCAGTCCCCGCGCGGCTGTGGCAATAGATAATGCCAGACTCGCGCTTGTGCTCGCTCAGGTAGCGGCGAAGCTGTCCGTAGGCGTCTCGTTTAGGCCGCACCTCGTAATAGAGGTTCGGTCGGTTGAAGCTGCGACGAAAGCTAAGGGCCTTGTCCAGTCCTAGCTGGCTGACTATGTCAGCCTGGACCCTGGCCGTGGCTGTGGCTGTGAAGGCGGCAAAGGCTGCCGATGCAAACAGCTCCCGCAGCCGCCGCAGCTCGCGGTACTCGGGTCGAAAGTCGTGGCCCCATTCGGAGATACAGTGGGCTT encodes:
- the recQ gene encoding DNA helicase RecQ; this encodes SQVLSKLKAVFGYTEFRPLQEDIVKAILNRKDVFVLMPTGGGKSLCYQLPALLMEGMTVVVSPLIALMKDQVDRLRMMGVPATYINSSLEPAEAGRRRAAVARGEVKLLYVAPERLMMPAMLDLLLRRPPAAFAIDEAHCISEWGHDFRPEYRELRRLRELFASAAFAAFTATATARVQADIVSQLGLDKALSFRRSFNRPNLYYEVRPKRDAYGQLRRYLSEHKRESGIIYCHSRAGTERLAQRLREDGFSADAYHAGLPNEARRHTQEAFARDDTHIVVATIAFGMGIDKPDVRFVVHYDLPKNLEGYYQESGRAGRDGEPSDCILFYTYGDAAKHEYFIDEKESAAERAVAAQQLRSMVEWAEGRGCRRRGLLAYFDEELKSQVTPCCDICRNPAPEVDCTIPAQMLLSCAKRTGEWFGMTYLIRMLVGSRDQRILQAGHDKLSTYGIGRDRSKEEWRALGDELLRHGYARLDPARYNAVRATPLGEEVLFKGRRALLPIVGWAAASASPAPSQGGDSRPDLFERLRSLRKRLADERSVPPYVVFHDTALRQMAAQLPTSIESFARIQGVGERKLQDYGAAFIAEISEYARQAGAQAAALPPPPSKPPRPARVKGDSIRQTVDSFKKGMSPSEIAEERGLALSTILGHLAQAVEKGEALDVGRLVTDERRRAIETALEEMGTLSLSALRECLGEDYGYHEIRIVAAAWRVRQRRLLT